One Panicum virgatum strain AP13 chromosome 9K, P.virgatum_v5, whole genome shotgun sequence genomic region harbors:
- the LOC120647797 gene encoding uncharacterized protein LOC120647797, which translates to MALSPSHSGVSSSSDDDDAPPVAPAYSYVIQGISIRHHVPVILDMDEGNYSQWRLFFDSTLGKFGLRGHVRTTTPSADRNGEWRMVDSCIVNWILTMVSSSIFDMVRRDRLDAFFLWHAIEGLFRDNELQRAVLLETELRSVQQGDMSINDYCTKLKRVADKLRDIGHPVSEPSQVLNLLRGLNPRYRDVKPVITSKYPPHTFQSARSFLVLEEMGAQHDANTKASQALAATHGDSSNSSSTGAKDGSSSIPSRSNNGGGKARSSNRSDRRRSRGRGNNNNTGNGGSSRSNYQSGGSQSVPWPAGYNPWLGMVQAWSMPFRVPGAGVLGPRPPF; encoded by the coding sequence ATGGCGCTCTCGCCAAGCCACTCCggcgtctcctcctcctctgatgACGACGATGCTCCTCCCGTCGCCCCAGCCTACTCTTATGTGATTCAAGGCATCTCCATCCGCCACCATGTTCCGGTCATCCTCGACATGGACGAAGGCAACTACAGCCAGTGGCGCCTCTTCTTCGACTCCACACTCGGCAAGTTTGGCCTCCGCGGCCATGTCCGCACCACCACTCCCTCTGCGGATCGCAACGGCGAGTGGCGCATGGTGGACTCTTGCATCGTCAACTGGATCCTCACCATGGTCTCCAGCAGCATCTTCGACATGGTTCGGCGCGATCGCCTGGACGCCTTCTTCCTCTGGCACGCCATCGAGGGTTTGTTCCGCGACAACGAGCTGCAGCGCGCCGTCCTCCTCGAGACCGAGCTCCGCTCCGTGCAGCAAGGCGACATGTCCATCAACGACTACTGCACCAAGCTCAAGCGCGTCGCCGACAAGCTGCGGGACATCGGCCATCCGGTCTCCGAACCGAGCCAGGTCCTCAACCTCCTCCGTGGCCTTAACCCTCGCTACCGCGACGTCAAGCCGGTGATCACTTCCAAGTACCCGCCGCACACCTTCCAGAGTGCCCGCTCTTTCCTCGTTCTTGAGGAAATGGGCGCTCAGCACGATGCGAACACTAAGGCCAGCCAAGCCCTCGCCGCGACGCACGGTGACTCGTCCAACTCCTCTTCCACCGGCGCCAAAGATGGATCCTCTTCCATTCCATCCCGATCCAACAATGGCGGTGGCAAGGCTCGCTCCTCCAACAGATCCGATCGGCGTCGTAGTCGGGGTcgcggcaacaacaacaacaccggcAACGGCGGCAGTTCTCGCTCCAACTACCAGTCTGGCGGCTCTCAGTCTGTGCCTTGGCCCGCGGGCTACAACCCTTGGCTGGGCATGGTGCAGGCCTGGTCCATGCCTTTCCGCGTGCCGGGTGCCGGCGTTCTGGGGCCCCGCCCGCCGTtctag
- the LOC120648566 gene encoding ATP-dependent DNA helicase 2 subunit KU80-like, with translation MRKLALDLERGIPGCGALGSLQLLVHWFCRLQHASRCCSCSWRGLRFCLHTSCEVLVCKEMTEEKFPTFNKYSDKAPSDKFAFHEVNLILSTERLSNQSKLFRIDQRIKGYLYGQQVVPISSAAKFKPEKRVSLIL, from the exons ATGCGCAAGTTGGCATTGGATCTCGAGCGTGGGATTCCTGGCTGCGGTGCTCTTGGTTCTCTCCAGCTGCTGGTACACTG gttctgcaggctgcagcacgcTTCACGTTGCTGCTCCTGCTCTTGGAGGGGTCTTCGTTTTTGCCTTCATACCTCCTGCGAG GTGCTGGTGTGTAAGGAAATGACCGAGGAAAAATTCCCAACTTTCAATAAGTATTCTGACAAGGCTCCAAGTGATAAATTTGCCTTTCATGAAGTGAATTTGATCTTGAGTACAGAAAGACTGTCAAATCAGTCAAAGTTGTTCCGCATAGATCAAAGAATTAAAGGGTACCTTTATGGTCAGCAAGTCGTCCCCATATCATCTGCTGCAAAATTCAAACCAGAGAAAAGGGTATCTTTGATATTGTGA
- the LOC120650638 gene encoding lanC-like protein GCL2 isoform X2, translated as MGNGGGGTCEKAKATEGLATRREPPPSSSSRASKSKRGRSTRGDAMADRFFPNDFPDFVAEAGGGGGDRPAGLRGLLSLPYARLSDRFLRAARRLKDKVVEETWVKPGRQVTDYTLYTGALGTALLLFKSFRVTGDRGDLALAADIVRACDDASQGLPFLTFICGRAGVCALGAVIAKHCDDQLRLTQYLSSFDEITITEKVPNELLYGRAGYLWACLFLNKHLSEKTIPLEHINSVAKDIIKEGRKLSSKGSSPLMYEWHGKKYWGAAHGLAGIMHVLMHTELKLDEQDDVKNTLLYMTKNRFPSGNYPSSEGNESDRLVHWCHGAPGVALTLAKAYEVFHDDHFKQSAADAAEVVWNRGLLKRVGICHGVSGNAYVFLSLYRLTGNIEYLYRAKAFACFLLEKADELIAEGAMHGGDRPFSLFEGKAGMAYLLLDMIDPSESRFPAYEL; from the exons AtggggaacggcggcggcgggacttgCGAGAAGGCGAAGGCCACCGAAGGTCTCGCCACCCGTCGCGAACCACcaccctcctcttcctcgcgcGCCTCCAAGTCGAAGCGGGGTCGGAGCACGCGCGGCGACGCCATGGCCGACCGCTTCTTCCCTAACGACTTCCCCGACTTCGtcgccgaggccggcggcggcggcggcgaccggcccGCGGGGCTCCGGGGCCTGCTCTCGCTCCCGTACGCCAGGCTCTCCGACCGCTtcctccgcgccgcgcgccgcctcaaGGACAAG GTGGTGGAGGAGACGTGGGTGAAGCCGGGGCGCCAGGTGACGGACTACACGCTCTACACGGGCGCGCTCGGGACGGCGCTCCTGCTGTTCAAGTCCTTCCGGGTCACCGGCGACCGCGGGGACCTCGCCCTCGCTGCCGACATCGTCCGCGCCTGCGACGACGCGTCGCAGGGACTGCC GTTCTTGACATTCATATGTGGGAGGGCCGGTGTCTGCGCTCTTGGGGCGGTGATTGCCAAGCATTGCGATGACCAGTTGAGGCTCACCCAATATCTGAGCTCCTTCGATGAG ATAACAATCACCGAGAAAGTACCAAATGAGTTGCTGTATGGAAGGGCGGGGTATCTATGGGCTTGCTTGTTCTTGAATAAGCATCTCAGCGAGAAGACGATCCCTCTTGAACACATT AATTCTGTGGCAAAGGACATCATTAAGGAGGGAAGAAAGCTGTCAAGCAAGGGGAGTAGCCCGCTGATGTACGAATGGCATGGGAAGAAGTACTGGGGCGCTGCCCATGGTCTTGCTGGAATCATGCACGTGCTCATGCACACTGAACTTAAACTGGATGAGCAGGATGATGTGAAGAACACCCTGCTGTACATGACCAAGAACAGATTTCCTAGTGGCAACTATCCCTCAAGTGAAGGCAATGAGTCTGATCGGTTGGTGCATTGGTGTCATGGTGCCCCTGGTGTTGCGCTGACACTGGCTAAAGCATATGAG GTCTTCCATGATGATCATTTCAAGCAATCAGCTGCAGATGCTGCGGAGGTTGTCTGGAACCGAGGGCTTCTGAAGAGAGTTGGGATATGTCACGGCGTAAGCGGGAATGCCTACGTGTTCCTCTCACTGTACAGGCTGACTGGCAACATCGAGTACCTCTATCGAGCAAAGGCTTTTGCATGCTTTCTTCTCGAGAAAGCTGATGAGTTGATCGCCGAGGGAGCGATGCATGGTGGTGATCGCCCGTTTTCACTGTTTGAAGGGAAGGCTGGGATGGCATACCTCCTCTTGGATATGATTGATCCATCCGAATCAAGGTTCCCAGCATATGAACTTTGA
- the LOC120650638 gene encoding lanC-like protein GCL2 isoform X1 translates to MGNGGGGTCEKAKATEGLATRREPPPSSSSRASKSKRGRSTRGDAMADRFFPNDFPDFVAEAGGGGGDRPAGLRGLLSLPYARLSDRFLRAARRLKDKVVEETWVKPGRQVTDYTLYTGALGTALLLFKSFRVTGDRGDLALAADIVRACDDASQGLPRRFLTFICGRAGVCALGAVIAKHCDDQLRLTQYLSSFDEITITEKVPNELLYGRAGYLWACLFLNKHLSEKTIPLEHINSVAKDIIKEGRKLSSKGSSPLMYEWHGKKYWGAAHGLAGIMHVLMHTELKLDEQDDVKNTLLYMTKNRFPSGNYPSSEGNESDRLVHWCHGAPGVALTLAKAYEVFHDDHFKQSAADAAEVVWNRGLLKRVGICHGVSGNAYVFLSLYRLTGNIEYLYRAKAFACFLLEKADELIAEGAMHGGDRPFSLFEGKAGMAYLLLDMIDPSESRFPAYEL, encoded by the exons AtggggaacggcggcggcgggacttgCGAGAAGGCGAAGGCCACCGAAGGTCTCGCCACCCGTCGCGAACCACcaccctcctcttcctcgcgcGCCTCCAAGTCGAAGCGGGGTCGGAGCACGCGCGGCGACGCCATGGCCGACCGCTTCTTCCCTAACGACTTCCCCGACTTCGtcgccgaggccggcggcggcggcggcgaccggcccGCGGGGCTCCGGGGCCTGCTCTCGCTCCCGTACGCCAGGCTCTCCGACCGCTtcctccgcgccgcgcgccgcctcaaGGACAAG GTGGTGGAGGAGACGTGGGTGAAGCCGGGGCGCCAGGTGACGGACTACACGCTCTACACGGGCGCGCTCGGGACGGCGCTCCTGCTGTTCAAGTCCTTCCGGGTCACCGGCGACCGCGGGGACCTCGCCCTCGCTGCCGACATCGTCCGCGCCTGCGACGACGCGTCGCAGGGACTGCC GCGCAGGTTCTTGACATTCATATGTGGGAGGGCCGGTGTCTGCGCTCTTGGGGCGGTGATTGCCAAGCATTGCGATGACCAGTTGAGGCTCACCCAATATCTGAGCTCCTTCGATGAG ATAACAATCACCGAGAAAGTACCAAATGAGTTGCTGTATGGAAGGGCGGGGTATCTATGGGCTTGCTTGTTCTTGAATAAGCATCTCAGCGAGAAGACGATCCCTCTTGAACACATT AATTCTGTGGCAAAGGACATCATTAAGGAGGGAAGAAAGCTGTCAAGCAAGGGGAGTAGCCCGCTGATGTACGAATGGCATGGGAAGAAGTACTGGGGCGCTGCCCATGGTCTTGCTGGAATCATGCACGTGCTCATGCACACTGAACTTAAACTGGATGAGCAGGATGATGTGAAGAACACCCTGCTGTACATGACCAAGAACAGATTTCCTAGTGGCAACTATCCCTCAAGTGAAGGCAATGAGTCTGATCGGTTGGTGCATTGGTGTCATGGTGCCCCTGGTGTTGCGCTGACACTGGCTAAAGCATATGAG GTCTTCCATGATGATCATTTCAAGCAATCAGCTGCAGATGCTGCGGAGGTTGTCTGGAACCGAGGGCTTCTGAAGAGAGTTGGGATATGTCACGGCGTAAGCGGGAATGCCTACGTGTTCCTCTCACTGTACAGGCTGACTGGCAACATCGAGTACCTCTATCGAGCAAAGGCTTTTGCATGCTTTCTTCTCGAGAAAGCTGATGAGTTGATCGCCGAGGGAGCGATGCATGGTGGTGATCGCCCGTTTTCACTGTTTGAAGGGAAGGCTGGGATGGCATACCTCCTCTTGGATATGATTGATCCATCCGAATCAAGGTTCCCAGCATATGAACTTTGA